Proteins encoded in a region of the Dreissena polymorpha isolate Duluth1 chromosome 6, UMN_Dpol_1.0, whole genome shotgun sequence genome:
- the LOC127834622 gene encoding uncharacterized protein LOC127834622, whose product MENKPAVKSDMLSTIPSTKPIGKVIGKAMKIPSGTEEHIGSGYSMEHTAEVKCWNHDSSLSFMLYGVRYQNGRLIVPLIGTYNIYSFLSLTVGNDVPDGSDDSSTSMMVKHAMYKYNVKINHDIELASSIQIRKHPNINNAYVFSSQIDTLVQLEAGDEISVKISGVLLFCKENNFFGLRLV is encoded by the exons ATGGAAAATAAGCCCGCTGTAAAAAGTGACATGTTGTCTACCATCCCAAGTACGAAACCGATTGGAAAAGTCATCGGGAAAGCTATGAAAATTCCGTCTGGCACTG AAGAACATATCGGGTCTGGATATTCGATGGAACATACGGCAGAAGTAAAGTGTTGGAACCATGACAGTTCATTATCGTTCATGTTATACGGAGTCAGGTACCAAAACGGTCGACTCATCGTACCTCTCATCGGAACCTACAACATATACTCCTTTCTGAGTCTAACTGTCGGCAACGACGTTCCAGATGGTTCCGACGACAGCTCAACTTCGATGATGGTTAAACATGCAATGTACAAATACAATGTCAAGATTAATCATGACATAGAACTTGCGTCTTCTATTCAAATACGAAAACATCCCAACATCAATAACGCTTACGTTTTCAGTTCACAGATTGATACTTTGGTACAGTTAGAGGCAGGAGATGAAATTTCTGTCAAGATCAGTGGAGTTTTATTGTTCTGCAAAGAGAACAATTTCTTCGGGCTGAGATTGGTGTAA